A section of the Streptomyces sp. CG1 genome encodes:
- a CDS encoding ISAs1 family transposase yields the protein MSSSLIGVLQRHREDVDLSCPPVELPDLTSLSTVLDRLPDPRRVRGRRYRLGSLLALCLLAVLGGATTLAGIARFAIDSTPEVRKRIGLDRLPRATTLGRLLPRIDGDALDDAVGAWLARHSRDPVETDPPELVGLAVDGKAVRGSRDGGKSAIHLLAAVLHENQMVISQRQIAAKSNEIPAFAPLLERLDLRGHVITADAMHTQTDHAEQITAQGAHYILVVKGNQKKLRRQLRRLPWREMPLQHRTRDTNHGRREIRRLKACTVQPGLLFPHAVQAIEIKRRRTNHKTGKTTVKTIYAITSLSPAQATPAQLAQLIRGHWQVEALHHVRDVTFAEDASRIRTGTAPRAMATLRNLAIGLIRQAGWTNITAATDHYRSRADHALQLLDLET from the coding sequence GTGTCATCCTCCCTGATCGGTGTCCTCCAACGCCACCGCGAGGACGTCGACTTGTCCTGCCCACCCGTCGAACTGCCCGACCTGACCTCGTTGTCAACGGTTCTGGACCGGCTTCCCGATCCGCGGCGTGTAAGAGGCCGCCGCTACCGGCTGGGCTCTTTGCTTGCCCTGTGCCTACTCGCGGTCCTCGGCGGGGCCACCACACTGGCCGGCATCGCACGGTTCGCCATCGACTCCACCCCTGAAGTGCGCAAACGGATCGGACTGGATCGTCTTCCGCGCGCCACCACCCTGGGCCGCCTTCTGCCCCGCATCGACGGCGACGCCCTTGATGACGCCGTGGGCGCCTGGCTTGCCCGGCACTCCCGTGACCCCGTCGAAACCGATCCACCTGAGCTTGTGGGGCTGGCCGTCGACGGCAAAGCCGTACGCGGCAGCCGCGACGGCGGCAAGAGCGCCATCCACCTGCTCGCCGCCGTCCTGCATGAGAACCAGATGGTGATCTCACAGCGGCAGATCGCCGCGAAGAGCAACGAGATCCCCGCCTTCGCCCCGCTTCTGGAACGGCTCGACCTGCGCGGGCACGTCATCACCGCCGACGCGATGCACACGCAGACCGATCACGCCGAGCAGATCACCGCCCAGGGCGCCCACTACATCCTGGTCGTGAAAGGGAACCAGAAGAAACTCCGCCGACAGCTGCGGCGACTGCCCTGGCGCGAGATGCCGCTCCAGCACCGCACCCGGGACACAAACCACGGCCGCCGCGAGATCCGCCGTCTGAAGGCCTGCACCGTCCAGCCCGGCCTGCTCTTCCCGCACGCCGTCCAGGCCATCGAGATCAAGCGCCGCCGCACGAACCACAAGACCGGCAAGACTACCGTCAAGACGATCTACGCCATCACCAGCCTCAGCCCCGCCCAGGCCACCCCGGCCCAACTCGCACAACTGATCCGCGGGCATTGGCAGGTCGAGGCTCTGCACCACGTGAGAGACGTGACCTTCGCCGAGGACGCCTCCCGCATCCGCACCGGCACCGCTCCCCGAGCCATGGCGACCCTCCGCAACCTCGCCATCGGCCTCATCCGCCAGGCTGGCTGGACAAACATCACCGCCGCCACCGACCACT